Sequence from the Nocardia brasiliensis genome:
TCTGAGGACGTGATGGCAATCACCCAGCGCACGGCGGCCGGATCGATCGGCTAGATTCTGTGGGTTCGTTCGCCCGCCGCGTGCGGGCGAGATCGCGTGAACCCTGGGGAGGGGAAACATGACCACACCACCGAACTATCCGTATCCGGGGCAACCCGGCGGCCAGGGCTACGGCGCCCAGCCGAGCTACCCGCAGGCGCAGGGGTATCCGGGTCAGCAGGCACAGCCGGGCTACGGTGCGGGTTATCCGCCGCCGGGCGCCGGATATCCACCGCAGCAGGGCATGCCCCCGCAGGGGTTCCCGCCGCCGCAGGGGTTTCCGCCGCCGGGCGGCCAACCCGGATTTCCGCCGGGCGGCTTCCCGCCACCGGTACCGCCGCGGCGTTCGGGTGGCGGCAAGGCCAAGCCGATCATCATCACGGTCGTCATCCTCGGCTTGATCGGCCTGGTCGCGCTCGCGGTGACCGTCGGGCGCCCGGACGGCAAGAAGGTCGCCATCGGCGAATGCGCCAAGCTGTCCGGCTCCACCTACAAGGCCGAGTTCGCGATCAAGCAATGCTCCGATCCGGAAGCCAATTATGTGGTGGCGCAGCGGATCGACGGGTCGAACAAGGATTGCGCCAACAAGGATTACGCCAGCTACTACCAGACCGGCCGCAACGGTTACACGCTGTGCCTGCGCCTCAATGTGAAAGAAGGCGACTGCATCAAGACCGGCACCCTCTCCGCGAGCACCAAGGTCGCCTGCAGCTCGGCCGCCGACTTCAAGATCGGGCGGATCGTGCGGGGCAGCGCGGACAAGTCCGCGTGCGGTTCGCGGTACACCGAGGACAGCACGATCGTCTACCCGAAGCCGGACCCGATGACGCTGTGCCTGGTGGAACCCAAGTAGGACCTGCGCAGCGAGCGGAATTCGCC
This genomic interval carries:
- a CDS encoding LppU/SCO3897 family protein; this encodes MTTPPNYPYPGQPGGQGYGAQPSYPQAQGYPGQQAQPGYGAGYPPPGAGYPPQQGMPPQGFPPPQGFPPPGGQPGFPPGGFPPPVPPRRSGGGKAKPIIITVVILGLIGLVALAVTVGRPDGKKVAIGECAKLSGSTYKAEFAIKQCSDPEANYVVAQRIDGSNKDCANKDYASYYQTGRNGYTLCLRLNVKEGDCIKTGTLSASTKVACSSAADFKIGRIVRGSADKSACGSRYTEDSTIVYPKPDPMTLCLVEPK